From the genome of Turicibacter faecis, one region includes:
- a CDS encoding FBP domain-containing protein yields MEAFLKKEEYNYIKKRLKDLNNALRTCNDYRTRDASRDYIQDKILSHLSHLLPEQKKLLDITALKDSHDIDVFLNQLQPYIFTNPPITASEISKLFKKEKKLKLPSSEVLERPCVYLGWFDLATKKLFIVHRYHQQLLGMACRLTEAKNKQTNVCALCHHMGPKSEVAFVSPLCKGNKNYRSIGFFACLDSAACNERITSTEKLEGLLKEVNNIK; encoded by the coding sequence ATGGAAGCCTTCTTAAAAAAAGAAGAGTATAACTACATAAAAAAACGATTAAAAGACTTAAATAATGCCTTGCGAACGTGTAACGATTATCGGACACGAGATGCAAGTCGTGATTACATTCAAGATAAAATTCTTTCGCACCTCAGTCATCTCCTTCCTGAACAAAAAAAATTACTCGATATCACGGCTCTCAAAGATTCCCACGACATCGATGTCTTTTTAAACCAATTACAACCTTACATTTTTACAAACCCACCGATTACAGCGAGTGAAATTTCTAAACTCTTTAAGAAAGAAAAAAAATTGAAACTCCCTTCGAGTGAGGTATTGGAACGTCCGTGTGTTTATCTCGGTTGGTTTGATTTAGCGACGAAAAAACTCTTTATCGTCCACCGCTATCACCAACAATTACTGGGGATGGCTTGCCGACTCACGGAAGCCAAAAATAAACAGACAAACGTGTGCGCCCTCTGTCATCATATGGGGCCTAAAAGTGAAGTTGCTTTTGTCTCCCCTCTTTGTAAGGGAAATAAAAATTATCGTTCCATCGGTTTTTTCGCTTGTTTAGATAGTGCAGCCTGCAATGAGCGTATCACATCTACTGAAAAATTAGAGGGGCTTCTTAAAGAGGTTAATAATATTAAATAA
- a CDS encoding M28 family peptidase → MTYQEELNHFYDAINVDYATYVAGTLSQSGSNETLGFRTAGSPSEKSSGQFLYHQFQKIGLSDVRKEEITIDSWEFKTSTLHYLDRKKRLHQLTLCAYATHCIEENLTLDLVYVGKGTKNEYKNIDVKNKLVLVDLDTYIGCQIGICALQARQKGAYGIIAAPMRDDQQLPADALTYENFNAPVDIPAFAVSLQDACMLKKQLSNSKNQTLPVVLNCYSHILKDQPSYNIIGEIPGKNQHERILIMSHYDGLFYNFHSGACGCGLLLGLARALIKSHYVPDKTLVFIAHGAKEWGLSESSFNWSIGGYQQITKNHPEWAKEAMVAINLEGFVAYDDFQSHHIKTTEGYQDFIRSISKLVPGCPYPDGCVIDAPTTIVSDDFSYSQSGIPTIISYRPTHEQDFILRQTSYDEITHHFSYPAFEYCHKLYGTFIILFDQMKIMPLKFEKFFEAFEESLDFQSYHSHKELYFLLQMSKHLARHLYTFTQFAPLSPRKSHLMNIQLHELYLKIQQSFVRLTWDGTTIFPHEAYQKNMVHLKEALRLLKQEKLKSAVEQLCRVDLNLYAFYYDQDTYEYFLKQSTSQDDKHMTWGKNLIVSQINLYELIDSLLHKHANDDLCHEISQLKSLLAYEKIQEDQVMVEEIRNLKQIIRKMRRLLTL, encoded by the coding sequence ATGACTTATCAAGAAGAATTAAATCATTTTTATGATGCAATTAATGTTGATTACGCCACTTATGTAGCCGGTACTCTCTCTCAATCAGGATCAAACGAAACGCTCGGATTTCGTACGGCTGGATCACCGTCAGAAAAGTCATCTGGCCAATTTTTATATCATCAGTTTCAAAAAATCGGTTTATCCGATGTTCGCAAAGAAGAAATCACCATCGATTCCTGGGAGTTCAAGACAAGCACCCTTCACTACCTTGATCGCAAAAAAAGACTCCATCAACTCACCCTTTGCGCCTACGCAACGCACTGTATTGAAGAAAACCTAACCCTCGATCTCGTTTACGTTGGAAAAGGGACTAAAAATGAATATAAAAACATAGACGTCAAGAACAAGCTAGTTCTCGTTGACTTAGACACCTATATCGGATGCCAGATTGGGATTTGTGCCCTACAAGCAAGACAAAAAGGTGCTTATGGAATCATCGCCGCTCCAATGCGGGACGATCAGCAGCTTCCTGCTGATGCACTCACTTACGAAAATTTCAATGCACCCGTTGATATTCCAGCCTTTGCCGTTAGTTTGCAAGATGCTTGTATGTTGAAAAAACAATTATCCAACTCTAAAAATCAAACCCTACCTGTTGTTCTTAATTGCTATAGCCATATTTTAAAAGACCAGCCATCTTACAATATCATCGGTGAAATTCCAGGGAAAAATCAACATGAGCGCATCCTTATTATGTCCCACTATGACGGACTCTTTTATAATTTCCACAGCGGAGCCTGTGGGTGCGGCTTATTACTAGGATTAGCCCGAGCACTTATCAAGAGTCATTACGTTCCCGATAAAACCTTGGTCTTTATCGCCCATGGCGCTAAAGAATGGGGACTAAGTGAGTCTTCTTTTAATTGGTCCATTGGCGGTTATCAACAAATTACTAAAAATCATCCTGAGTGGGCAAAAGAGGCGATGGTGGCAATTAATCTTGAAGGGTTTGTTGCCTATGATGACTTTCAATCCCATCATATTAAAACGACAGAAGGGTATCAGGATTTTATTCGATCCATTTCCAAACTCGTACCTGGATGTCCCTATCCAGATGGCTGTGTCATCGATGCACCAACTACTATTGTAAGTGACGATTTTTCGTATTCACAAAGTGGAATTCCAACCATCATTAGCTACCGCCCCACTCACGAACAGGATTTCATCCTTCGTCAAACATCCTATGATGAAATCACTCATCATTTTAGTTATCCCGCATTTGAGTATTGCCACAAACTTTATGGAACATTCATCATCTTATTTGATCAGATGAAAATTATGCCGCTTAAATTTGAGAAGTTCTTCGAAGCATTTGAAGAGAGTCTTGATTTTCAATCGTATCATTCCCATAAAGAACTCTATTTTCTTCTTCAAATGTCAAAACATTTAGCACGTCATCTTTATACATTCACTCAATTTGCCCCCCTTTCACCTCGGAAGAGTCACCTCATGAATATTCAACTTCACGAGCTGTATTTAAAAATTCAACAGTCGTTCGTTCGATTAACTTGGGATGGAACAACTATTTTTCCGCATGAAGCTTATCAAAAAAATATGGTTCACTTGAAAGAGGCGCTCCGGTTGTTAAAACAAGAAAAATTAAAATCCGCTGTTGAACAACTTTGCCGTGTTGACCTCAATCTCTATGCTTTCTACTATGACCAAGACACTTATGAGTATTTTCTCAAACAATCTACTAGCCAAGACGACAAACATATGACATGGGGAAAAAACCTAATCGTCAGCCAGATTAACTTATATGAACTTATCGATTCCCTCCTCCATAAACACGCCAACGACGATCTTTGTCATGAAATTAGCCAATTAAAATCTCTCCTCGCCTATGAAAAAATCCAAGAAGATCAAGTAATGGTGGAAGAAATAAGAAACCTCAAACAAATCATCCGAAAAATGCGTCGTCTTTTAACTCTATAA
- a CDS encoding helix-turn-helix domain-containing protein produces MEFNEKLQLLRQTKGISQEMLAEEIGVPKKLVVDWEAGKELPDMHNLMAISDWFNVSLDELLRDRIHLDTLNRLGFFEQEEELVQNDFLENLILIVGMMLMIMSFIFNHFLIGAIFGLLGTGIYYGIRLKKQR; encoded by the coding sequence ATGGAATTTAACGAAAAACTACAACTACTACGGCAAACAAAAGGGATTTCCCAGGAAATGTTAGCAGAAGAAATTGGGGTACCGAAGAAATTAGTGGTCGATTGGGAAGCAGGAAAAGAGTTGCCAGATATGCATAACTTAATGGCAATTTCGGATTGGTTTAACGTGAGTTTGGACGAATTACTGCGTGATCGCATTCACTTGGATACACTAAATCGGTTGGGATTTTTTGAGCAGGAAGAAGAGCTTGTTCAAAACGATTTTCTTGAAAATCTTATTTTAATTGTAGGCATGATGCTGATGATCATGAGCTTTATTTTTAATCACTTTTTAATAGGTGCTATATTTGGTCTTTTAGGAACCGGGATATACTATGGGATTCGTTTGAAAAAACAAAGATAA
- a CDS encoding CD3324 family protein: MKYTNAKSILPEELLTLIQDYIDGEYLYIPRKQENQKSWGEKNGAKKGLLERNRDIYEHYLAGIPISELAHLHFLSEKSIRRIIAQQKKGPIVDTESKMS, from the coding sequence ATGAAGTACACGAACGCAAAATCTATCTTACCTGAAGAACTTTTAACTTTAATTCAAGATTATATCGATGGCGAATATCTTTATATCCCACGAAAACAAGAAAATCAAAAATCATGGGGTGAAAAAAATGGAGCTAAAAAAGGCCTACTCGAACGAAATCGGGACATTTACGAACATTATCTCGCGGGAATCCCAATTTCTGAATTGGCCCACCTCCACTTTCTATCAGAAAAAAGTATTCGGCGCATTATTGCCCAACAAAAAAAGGGCCCCATCGTTGATACAGAATCAAAGATGAGCTAG